CTCGTTTTATATTGGGAAGTAGGGGAGTAGGTTTGGTACAGTAGTTTCTCCAAACTCCTGTACACGATTTTCAAAGTCACCGATATTTAGAAAGGATAAGAGAGTATTTCCGGTGTGTATTTGCAGACTTCTATCAATATGCGAAAGAGTGAGCGCACGCAAGTCGCGCTCTGCTGTAGTATTTCCTACACTGCTGGTCACAATAATTCCAACCAATTTGTTCCATTGGTTCATTACTGCTCCGCCTGAGGACCCACCTTGAGCAACGATTGTCCCACCAAGTGATAGAATATCGATGAGAGCTTCTGAGAACGTATACACTTTCTGTATTTCTACTGTTGTCGATACCGGCCAGAGGCCTCGTTGTAAGAGCGCGCTACCTAGAAAGCCTGCTGGATAACTAGCGAGTAATACAGGATCATTCATTGTGGTAACTGCTTCTCGTGTGTCGAACGATACGAAAGGAAAAGTGAGCGGCTTTTCAGTCCCGTCTGTAGTACCAGTTATGTAGAGAAGCGCCCAATCATGTTCTCCAGTTCCTGTTGGTGTCTCCAATTGTAAATCTTTGCCATGATTTTGTGCCCACATATACGGGAAAGTAAGTATCTCAGCAGTGTATTTTGTTTTGGCGGGGGATCCAGAGCGTATAACACACGAAATAATGGCGTTAGGGTGCTCTTTCACTAGCAAATATTGTGCCACATGTGCGTTGGTAAGAATTACTCCTCGTGGATCGATTATAATCCCGCTACCTATTGCGCCAGATACAGACGAACCAGGTGTGCTAGCACAGAGTATGTTTACTAAGGCAGGGGAGGAGACAGTATTTACAACTTCTAAAGGAAGCGGTGGAGTTTCGTAAAATGAAGGTGTCGGAGTCGGTGCCTCTATGATTGGCGAAGTGACTATAATTTCTGATTCGATAATTATTTCGGGAGTGATCTCTACGCCAGCTGGCAGATTTATATGCTCCGACTCTATTTGTGGCTCTTGTAATACAGCAGGTTCTTCAATTAGCTCTTCATCAACTACAAGAGTCGCACTTTGCTCTATTGAGCTTATTACGGCACCTTGTTGCGTGTATCCAGGTATAAACGTAGAAACGGCTAATAACGTAGCAGTGGCTACACTGGCTAGGAATAGATAGATTGTAGTAATAAGGCTCTCTAACATGCCGATAGCATACACGTGCTTGAGCTTGAGAGCCAGTCTGGTAGTATGTGCCTTGTCCTAATAAGACATGTGGGCGTAGTTACGTGCAAAATAACTATCCCACAACAGCCTTGCTGTTGTAGATTCGGGTAGTGGACACAGTAGAAGGGTAGAGATAATTGCGGGTGTAGTTAAGTGGTATAACAACAGCCTTCCAAGCTGTGGTCGGGAGTTCGATTCTCCCCACCCGCACATTAGAAGACAGCTACATTGATTTCAGAGAAGACCCTTGTAACTAGCGGTGGATTTCACTGGAATGTTCGAGTGTATAAGACAGTACGTACGTGGTGCTCGTAATATGTAGAGCTAGAGCCTTTTGAAAGTTCGAGAAGTTGCCAACTCTTGGGGGCATTGCTGTTCGTATACTGCTATTCCAATGGTAGCTCGTTCTCATCTTTGTCTTTCCACGGCCACGAATTCTCTCGTTCCATGCGTTCATATTCACGCGTACACAGCAAAAAGTACTGTTCAAGTTCTGGTGGCAAGTTGCTCTCATTTTCCATAGAGACATGATACCGCATTAATTCTATTTCGATATTTTTCAGCAACTAATAAAGAAAACCCAGTCACCGTTAAGTGTCTGGGTTTTATGGCGGAGCCAATTAGGATTGGCTTTTCGAGCCGCGTTCAATGCCGAGCAGAGTGATTGCATCGCACACTGATGACTCATCGTACATCTCGCAAGCGTCATTGATTGCTGAGACGTGAATGAAGCCATTCGGACTAACTTCCAAGACGAGCTTTTGGTAAGCAGGACTCGTCCTGACTTCAGCGTCCCAACCATCCTTGAATTTTTTGAGATTTTGCAACGCTTGCTCCGGTGAAACCGAGCATGTCATGACATTCTCCTTTTGGTTGCTGATAGCAAGTGCCGAGCGTTCAATCAGCAGCGGCTGGCAACAACCAAATAAATGCGTG
This genomic stretch from Candidatus Kaiserbacteria bacterium harbors:
- a CDS encoding trypsin-like peptidase domain-containing protein; translated protein: MLESLITTIYLFLASVATATLLAVSTFIPGYTQQGAVISSIEQSATLVVDEELIEEPAVLQEPQIESEHINLPAGVEITPEIIIESEIIVTSPIIEAPTPTPSFYETPPLPLEVVNTVSSPALVNILCASTPGSSVSGAIGSGIIIDPRGVILTNAHVAQYLLVKEHPNAIISCVIRSGSPAKTKYTAEILTFPYMWAQNHGKDLQLETPTGTGEHDWALLYITGTTDGTEKPLTFPFVSFDTREAVTTMNDPVLLASYPAGFLGSALLQRGLWPVSTTVEIQKVYTFSEALIDILSLGGTIVAQGGSSGGAVMNQWNKLVGIIVTSSVGNTTAERDLRALTLSHIDRSLQIHTGNTLLSFLNIGDFENRVQEFGETTVPNLLPYFPI